One genomic segment of Mycolicibacterium chubuense NBB4 includes these proteins:
- the rpsG gene encoding 30S ribosomal protein S7, with protein MPRKGPAPKRPLVNDPVYGSQLVTQLVNKILMQGKKSLAERIVYGALEQAREKTGTDPVVTLKRALDNVKPALEVRSRRVGGATYQVPVEVRPDRSTTLALRWLVSFSRQRREKTMVERLANEILDASNGLGASVKRREDTHKMAEANRAFAHYRW; from the coding sequence ATGCCGCGCAAGGGGCCCGCGCCGAAGCGTCCGTTGGTCAACGATCCGGTCTACGGATCGCAGCTGGTCACCCAGCTGGTCAACAAGATCCTCATGCAAGGGAAGAAATCGCTGGCCGAGCGCATTGTTTATGGTGCGCTCGAACAGGCCCGTGAGAAGACCGGCACCGACCCGGTCGTCACCCTCAAGCGCGCTCTCGACAACGTCAAGCCCGCGCTGGAGGTTCGCAGCCGCCGCGTCGGTGGTGCGACCTACCAGGTTCCCGTCGAGGTGCGCCCGGACCGGTCCACCACGCTGGCACTGCGTTGGCTGGTCAGCTTCTCGCGGCAGCGCCGCGAGAAGACCATGGTCGAGCGGCTGGCCAACGAGATCCTCGATGCCAGCAACGGTTTGGGAGCCTCCGTCAAGCGACGCGAGGACACCCACAAGATGGCCGAGGCCAACCGCGCCTTCGCGCACTACCGCTGGTGA
- the fusA gene encoding elongation factor G: MAQDVLTDLTKVRNIGIMAHIDAGKTTTTERILYYTGISYKIGEVHDGAATMDWMEQEQERGITITSAATTCFWNGNQINIIDTPGHVDFTVEVERSLRVLDGAVAVFDGKEGVEPQSEQVWRQADKYDVPRICFVNKMDKLGADFYFSVRTMEERLGANVIPIQLPIGSESDFSGVVDLVEMKAKVWSAEAKLGEKYDVVDIPADMVEKADEYRTKLLEAVAETDDALMEKYFGGEELTVEEIKAALRKLTINSEAYLVLCGSAFKNKGVQPMLDAVIDYLPSPLDVPPAEGHVPGKEEELITRKPSTEEPFSALAFKVATHPFFGKLTYVRVYSGRVDSGSQVVNATKGKKERLGKLFQMHSNKENPVETASAGHIYAVIGLKDTTTGDTLSDSNDQIVLESMTFPDPVIEVAIEPKTKSDQEKLGTAIQKLAEEDPTFKVHLDQETGQTVIGGMGELHLDILVDRMRREFKVEANVGKPQVAYRETVRRKVEKVEFTHKKQTGGSGQFAKVLIDLEPFTGEDGATYEFENKVTGGRIPREYIPSVDAGAQDAMQYGVLAGYPLVNLKVTLLDGAFHEVDSSEMAFKVAGSQVLKKAAQAAQPVILEPIMAVEVTTPEDYMGDVIGDLNSRRGQIQAMEERSGARVVKAQVPLSEMFGYVGDLRSKTQGRANYSMVFDSYAEVPANVAKEIIAKATGQ, from the coding sequence GTGGCACAGGACGTGCTGACCGACCTCACGAAGGTCCGCAACATCGGCATCATGGCGCACATCGATGCCGGCAAGACGACGACGACCGAGCGCATCCTCTACTACACCGGTATCAGCTACAAGATCGGTGAGGTGCACGACGGTGCCGCCACGATGGACTGGATGGAGCAGGAGCAGGAGCGGGGTATCACCATCACCTCGGCTGCCACCACCTGCTTCTGGAACGGCAACCAGATCAACATCATCGACACCCCGGGCCACGTCGACTTCACCGTCGAGGTGGAGCGCTCGCTGCGCGTGCTCGACGGTGCCGTGGCCGTCTTCGACGGCAAGGAAGGTGTCGAGCCGCAGTCCGAGCAGGTGTGGCGCCAAGCCGACAAGTACGACGTGCCGCGCATCTGCTTCGTCAACAAGATGGACAAGCTGGGCGCCGACTTCTACTTCTCGGTGCGCACCATGGAGGAGCGCCTCGGCGCCAACGTCATCCCGATCCAGCTGCCGATCGGCTCCGAGAGTGACTTCTCCGGTGTCGTCGACCTGGTCGAGATGAAGGCCAAGGTGTGGAGCGCCGAGGCCAAGCTCGGCGAGAAGTACGACGTCGTCGACATCCCGGCCGATATGGTCGAGAAGGCCGACGAGTACCGCACCAAGCTGCTCGAGGCGGTCGCCGAGACCGACGACGCGCTGATGGAGAAGTACTTCGGCGGCGAAGAGCTCACGGTCGAGGAGATCAAGGCGGCGCTGCGCAAGCTGACGATCAACTCCGAGGCCTACCTGGTGCTCTGCGGGTCTGCGTTCAAGAACAAGGGCGTGCAGCCCATGCTCGACGCGGTCATCGACTACCTGCCCTCGCCGCTGGACGTCCCGCCTGCCGAAGGCCACGTGCCCGGCAAGGAAGAGGAGCTGATCACCCGCAAGCCCTCGACCGAGGAGCCGTTCTCGGCGCTGGCGTTCAAGGTGGCCACGCACCCGTTCTTCGGCAAGCTCACCTACGTCCGCGTCTACTCGGGCCGGGTGGACTCCGGTTCGCAGGTCGTCAACGCCACCAAGGGCAAGAAGGAGCGGCTGGGCAAGCTGTTCCAGATGCACTCCAACAAGGAGAACCCGGTGGAGACGGCGTCGGCCGGCCACATCTACGCGGTCATCGGCCTGAAGGACACCACCACCGGTGACACGCTGTCCGACTCCAACGACCAGATCGTGCTGGAGTCGATGACGTTCCCGGATCCGGTCATCGAGGTCGCCATCGAGCCCAAGACCAAGAGCGACCAGGAGAAGCTGGGCACCGCGATCCAGAAGCTCGCCGAAGAGGATCCGACCTTCAAGGTGCACCTGGATCAGGAGACCGGCCAGACCGTCATCGGCGGTATGGGCGAGCTCCACCTGGACATCCTGGTCGACCGTATGCGTCGCGAGTTCAAGGTCGAGGCCAACGTCGGCAAGCCGCAGGTGGCCTACCGCGAGACCGTCCGCCGCAAGGTCGAGAAGGTCGAGTTCACCCACAAGAAGCAGACGGGTGGCTCCGGCCAGTTCGCCAAGGTCCTCATCGATCTCGAGCCGTTCACCGGCGAGGACGGTGCGACCTACGAGTTCGAGAACAAGGTCACCGGTGGCCGCATCCCGCGTGAGTACATCCCGTCGGTCGACGCCGGTGCTCAGGACGCCATGCAGTACGGCGTGCTCGCCGGCTACCCGCTGGTGAACCTGAAGGTCACCCTGCTCGACGGCGCGTTCCACGAGGTCGACTCGTCGGAAATGGCGTTCAAGGTGGCCGGCTCGCAGGTGCTGAAGAAGGCGGCGCAGGCTGCGCAGCCCGTCATTCTCGAGCCCATCATGGCCGTCGAGGTCACCACGCCCGAGGACTACATGGGCGACGTGATCGGCGACCTGAACTCCCGCCGTGGTCAGATCCAGGCCATGGAGGAGCGGAGCGGCGCCCGCGTCGTCAAGGCGCAAGTGCCGCTGTCGGAGATGTTCGGCTACGTCGGAGACCTTCGGTCGAAGACCCAGGGCCGGGCGAACTACTCCATGGTGTTCGACTCGTACGCCGAGGTTCCGGCGAACGTGGCGAAGGAGATCATCGCGAAGGCGACGGGTCAGTAA
- the tuf gene encoding elongation factor Tu, translating into MAKAKFERTKPHVNIGTIGHVDHGKTTLTAAITKVLHDKYPELNESRAFDQIDNAPEERQRGITINISHVEYQTDKRHYAHVDAPGHADYIKNMITGAAQMDGAILVVAATDGPMPQTREHVLLARQVGVPYILVALNKADAVDDEELIELVEMEVRELLAAQDFDEDAPVVRVSALKALEGDEKWVKSVEELMEAVDESIPDPVRETDKPFLMPVEDVFTITGRGTVVTGRVERGVVNVNEEVEIVGIRPTTTKTTVTGVEMFRKLLDQGQAGDNVGLLLRGIKREDVERGQVVIKPGTTTPHTEFEGQVYILSKDEGGRHTPFFNNYRPQFYFRTTDVTGVVTLPEGTEMVMPGDNTDISVKLIQPVAMDEGLRFAIREGGRTVGAGRVTKIIK; encoded by the coding sequence GTGGCGAAGGCGAAGTTCGAGCGGACGAAGCCGCACGTCAACATCGGGACCATCGGTCACGTTGACCACGGCAAGACCACGCTGACAGCAGCAATCACCAAGGTTCTGCACGACAAGTACCCCGAGTTGAACGAGTCGCGCGCATTCGACCAGATCGACAATGCGCCCGAGGAGCGTCAGCGCGGCATCACGATCAACATCTCCCACGTGGAGTACCAGACCGACAAGCGTCACTACGCGCACGTCGACGCCCCCGGTCACGCTGACTACATCAAGAACATGATCACCGGTGCCGCCCAGATGGACGGCGCGATCCTGGTGGTCGCCGCCACTGACGGCCCGATGCCGCAGACCCGTGAGCACGTGCTGCTGGCCCGCCAGGTGGGTGTGCCCTACATCCTGGTCGCGCTGAACAAGGCCGACGCCGTCGACGACGAGGAGCTCATCGAGCTCGTCGAGATGGAGGTCCGCGAGCTGCTGGCCGCCCAGGACTTCGACGAGGACGCCCCGGTCGTGCGCGTCTCGGCGCTCAAGGCGCTCGAGGGCGACGAGAAGTGGGTCAAGTCCGTCGAGGAGCTCATGGAGGCCGTCGACGAGTCCATCCCGGACCCGGTTCGCGAGACCGACAAGCCGTTCCTGATGCCCGTCGAGGACGTCTTCACGATCACCGGCCGCGGCACCGTGGTCACCGGTCGCGTCGAGCGTGGCGTGGTCAACGTGAACGAGGAAGTCGAGATCGTCGGCATCCGTCCGACCACCACCAAGACCACCGTCACCGGTGTCGAGATGTTCCGCAAGCTGCTCGACCAGGGCCAGGCCGGCGACAACGTCGGTCTGCTGCTGCGCGGCATCAAGCGCGAGGACGTGGAGCGCGGCCAGGTCGTGATCAAGCCGGGCACCACCACCCCGCACACCGAGTTCGAGGGTCAGGTCTACATCCTGTCCAAGGACGAGGGCGGCCGTCACACGCCGTTCTTCAACAACTACCGCCCGCAGTTCTACTTCCGTACCACGGACGTGACCGGCGTGGTGACCCTCCCCGAGGGCACCGAGATGGTGATGCCCGGTGACAACACCGACATCTCCGTCAAGCTGATCCAGCCCGTCGCCATGGACGAGGGCCTGCGCTTCGCGATCCGCGAGGGCGGCCGTACCGTCGGCGCCGGCCGGGTCACCAAGATCATCAAGTGA
- a CDS encoding cutinase family protein, which translates to MVGLSAGTASAQPACPNVHWIGAAGSGERTPADVTADDGMGRVVYKSYRDFARLVQQSGRTITAEAVDYPAVPVPADGGALGWLGFMGSVDTGATALGKQYADFVAQCPTSKVVLAGYSQGAMVVHRNLAALDGNPNLSAALLVADGDRLPQDVTVNLGSVTTVPGKGKGVAQDWPILAHAPAPLPISLASKTISVCDLGDAVCDYNPDAADDMNPAAVAVHTSYARNQSAMDSWTAPLYALVTGAPSPSPAANPVTVAAGH; encoded by the coding sequence ATGGTGGGCCTCTCGGCCGGCACCGCGTCCGCGCAACCGGCCTGCCCGAACGTCCACTGGATCGGCGCCGCCGGTTCCGGTGAGCGGACGCCCGCCGACGTGACCGCCGACGACGGCATGGGCCGCGTCGTGTACAAGTCCTACCGCGACTTCGCCCGGCTGGTACAGCAGAGCGGCCGCACGATCACCGCCGAGGCCGTCGACTACCCGGCCGTTCCGGTCCCCGCCGACGGCGGCGCGCTGGGCTGGCTCGGCTTCATGGGCAGTGTGGACACCGGCGCCACGGCGCTGGGCAAGCAGTATGCGGACTTCGTTGCACAGTGCCCCACCTCGAAGGTCGTGCTGGCCGGCTACTCGCAGGGCGCGATGGTCGTGCACCGCAATCTCGCCGCGCTGGACGGCAACCCGAACCTCAGCGCTGCCCTGCTGGTCGCCGACGGCGACCGCCTGCCGCAGGACGTCACCGTCAACCTCGGATCGGTCACGACCGTGCCGGGCAAGGGCAAGGGTGTCGCGCAGGACTGGCCGATCCTGGCCCACGCGCCGGCTCCGCTGCCGATCTCGCTGGCCAGCAAGACGATCAGCGTCTGCGACCTCGGGGATGCGGTGTGTGACTACAACCCCGACGCCGCCGACGACATGAACCCGGCCGCGGTGGCCGTGCACACCAGCTATGCCCGCAACCAAAGCGCGATGGACAGCTGGACCGCGCCGCTCTACGCGCTCGTCACCGGTGCGCCGTCGCCGAGCCCGGCGGCCAACCCCGTCACGGTCGCTGCAGGTCACTGA
- a CDS encoding SHOCT domain-containing protein, which yields MSIFWRYVRVQLFVLLCGIVGPIFLVVYFASGGGPLMKWMFWTGLLITVADVLIALAITSGGAKKAAKTAALEATGVLALAQVVGIHETGTRINDQPLVKIDLQVSGPGITPFATQDQVIASVSRLPMITGRKLVALVDPATNDYQIDWERSALIAGMMPATFSVAEDNRTYDLTGQTEALMQILQVLKANGISMNNMIDLRSNPAARQQVQAIVRQAAARQTAPPPPVPAAAAYAAPAEPSTAQRLQELETLRATGSITEDEYTAKRQQIIAEL from the coding sequence GTGTCGATCTTCTGGCGGTATGTCCGCGTTCAGCTGTTCGTCCTGCTGTGCGGCATCGTGGGCCCGATCTTCCTCGTGGTCTACTTTGCCTCGGGCGGCGGCCCGCTCATGAAATGGATGTTCTGGACGGGCCTGCTCATCACCGTCGCCGACGTGCTGATCGCCTTGGCGATCACCAGCGGGGGCGCCAAGAAGGCGGCCAAGACCGCCGCGCTGGAGGCCACCGGGGTACTGGCCCTGGCCCAGGTCGTCGGCATCCACGAGACCGGTACCCGGATCAACGACCAGCCGTTGGTCAAGATCGACCTGCAGGTCTCCGGGCCGGGAATCACCCCGTTCGCCACCCAGGACCAGGTGATCGCCTCGGTCAGCCGGCTGCCGATGATCACCGGCCGCAAACTCGTCGCGCTCGTCGACCCCGCCACGAACGACTACCAGATCGATTGGGAGAGAAGCGCTCTGATTGCCGGGATGATGCCCGCGACATTCAGCGTGGCCGAAGACAACCGGACCTACGACCTGACCGGTCAGACCGAAGCGCTGATGCAGATCCTGCAGGTGCTCAAGGCCAACGGAATCAGCATGAACAACATGATCGACCTGCGCTCCAATCCGGCGGCCCGCCAGCAGGTGCAGGCCATCGTGCGGCAGGCGGCCGCACGGCAGACGGCGCCGCCGCCCCCGGTGCCCGCCGCCGCGGCCTACGCCGCACCCGCCGAGCCCAGCACGGCCCAGCGTCTGCAGGAACTCGAGACGTTGCGGGCCACCGGATCGATCACCGAGGACGAGTACACGGCCAAGCGGCAGCAGATCATCGCCGAGCTGTGA
- a CDS encoding mycofactocin-coupled SDR family oxidoreductase: MTAGAPLEGRVALVTGAARGQGRAHAVRLAADGADVVVLDVCKPVSDTVTYPMPTPDDLAETVRLVEATGRKALSGEVDIRDLDAQQQLVADAMEQFGRLDIVVANAGILSWGRIWEMSAEQWDTVIEVNLNGTWRTIKAAVPAMIEAGNGGSIVIVSSSAGLKATPGNAHYSASKHGLVALTNALALEAGEFGIRVNSIHPYSIDTPMVEKEAMMEIFTKYPAFLHSFAPMPFKPVAHDGKPGLQEFMTPEEVADVVAWLAGDGSATISGSQIAVDRGTMKY; this comes from the coding sequence ATGACAGCAGGTGCACCCTTGGAGGGACGCGTCGCATTGGTGACCGGAGCGGCGCGGGGGCAGGGCCGCGCACATGCGGTCCGGTTGGCCGCCGACGGCGCCGACGTCGTCGTCCTGGACGTCTGCAAGCCGGTCTCGGACACCGTCACCTATCCCATGCCGACTCCCGACGACCTGGCCGAGACGGTGCGCCTGGTCGAGGCGACGGGTCGCAAAGCCCTGTCCGGTGAGGTCGACATCCGCGACCTCGACGCGCAGCAGCAGCTCGTCGCCGACGCGATGGAGCAGTTCGGCAGGCTCGACATCGTGGTCGCCAACGCCGGCATCCTGAGCTGGGGCCGGATCTGGGAGATGTCGGCGGAGCAGTGGGACACCGTCATCGAGGTGAACCTCAACGGCACCTGGCGCACGATCAAAGCCGCCGTGCCCGCGATGATCGAGGCCGGCAACGGCGGCTCCATCGTCATCGTCAGTTCGTCGGCGGGCTTGAAGGCCACGCCGGGCAACGCGCACTACTCGGCGTCCAAGCACGGGCTGGTGGCGCTGACCAACGCGCTCGCGCTGGAGGCGGGGGAGTTCGGGATCCGCGTCAACTCCATCCATCCGTACTCGATCGACACCCCGATGGTGGAGAAAGAGGCGATGATGGAGATCTTCACGAAGTACCCGGCGTTCCTGCACAGCTTCGCGCCGATGCCTTTCAAACCCGTTGCCCACGACGGTAAGCCGGGTCTGCAGGAGTTCATGACGCCCGAAGAGGTCGCCGACGTGGTGGCCTGGCTCGCCGGTGACGGATCGGCGACCATCTCCGGGTCGCAGATCGCCGTCGACCGCGGCACGATGAAGTACTAG
- the rocD gene encoding ornithine--oxo-acid transaminase, with the protein MLHIGGASVTTLHSATRTDLAIELDDRHVAHNYAPLPVVAASAEGAWITDVEGRRYLDCLAAYSAVNFGHRNPEIIATAHAQLDTLTLVSRAFHSDRLGPFCAALAGLCGKDMVLPMNSGAEAVESALKVARKWGADIKGVPNAMSNIVVARGNFHGRTTTIISFSDDETARRGFGPYTPGFRSVPFGDTAALAEAVDDHTVAVLLEPIQGEAGIVVPPDDYLPAVRELCTDRGVLMIADEIQAGLARTGRTFACDHWGVVPDMYLLGKALGGGVVPLSAVVADRDVLGVLHPGEHGSTFGGNPLAAAIGTTVVEILRRGEFQRRATELGAHLHMRLGELTDRGVVAVRGKGLWAGVDIDPVHGTGKKISVALAERGVLVKDTHGPTLRFAPPLVITADEIDWAIGQLADVLDG; encoded by the coding sequence ATGCTGCACATTGGAGGTGCATCCGTGACGACCCTGCACAGCGCGACACGGACCGACCTGGCGATCGAACTCGACGACCGGCACGTCGCGCACAACTACGCTCCGCTGCCCGTCGTCGCCGCGAGCGCCGAGGGCGCTTGGATCACCGACGTCGAAGGCCGGCGTTATCTCGACTGCCTGGCCGCGTACTCGGCGGTCAACTTCGGTCACCGCAACCCCGAGATCATCGCGACGGCGCACGCGCAGCTCGACACGCTGACGCTGGTGAGCCGCGCCTTTCACTCGGATCGGCTCGGTCCGTTCTGCGCGGCCCTGGCCGGATTGTGCGGCAAGGACATGGTGCTGCCGATGAACAGCGGCGCCGAAGCGGTGGAAAGCGCCCTGAAGGTGGCGCGCAAGTGGGGCGCCGACATCAAGGGCGTGCCCAACGCGATGAGCAACATCGTGGTGGCGCGCGGCAACTTCCACGGCCGCACGACCACGATCATCAGCTTCTCCGACGACGAGACGGCGCGCCGCGGCTTCGGCCCGTACACGCCGGGTTTCCGGTCGGTGCCCTTCGGCGACACCGCGGCACTGGCCGAGGCCGTCGACGACCACACCGTCGCGGTGCTGCTGGAACCCATTCAAGGCGAGGCCGGCATCGTCGTTCCCCCCGACGACTACCTTCCGGCCGTGCGCGAGCTGTGCACCGACCGCGGCGTCCTGATGATCGCCGACGAGATCCAGGCCGGTCTCGCCCGGACCGGCCGGACCTTCGCGTGTGACCACTGGGGCGTGGTGCCCGACATGTACCTGCTCGGCAAGGCGCTCGGCGGCGGCGTCGTACCGCTGTCGGCGGTGGTGGCCGATCGCGACGTTCTCGGGGTGCTGCACCCCGGTGAGCACGGCTCGACGTTCGGCGGCAATCCACTCGCCGCGGCGATCGGCACCACGGTCGTCGAGATCCTGCGCCGGGGCGAGTTCCAGCGCCGCGCAACAGAACTCGGCGCACACCTACACATGCGGCTCGGAGAACTCACCGACCGGGGGGTGGTCGCGGTGCGGGGCAAGGGGCTGTGGGCCGGCGTCGACATCGATCCGGTTCACGGCACCGGCAAGAAGATCAGCGTGGCGCTCGCCGAGCGCGGCGTGTTGGTCAAGGACACCCACGGTCCCACGCTGCGGTTCGCGCCGCCGCTGGTGATCACTGCCGACGAAATCGATTGGGCGATAGGCCAATTGGCCGACGTACTGGACGGCTAG
- the ddaH gene encoding dimethylargininase, whose translation MDVAAAPVTDVGARRVARPRRYVMTAPTFFTVEYAINPWMDPSAPVDTHRAVSQWEALRQTYLDLGHTVELVEPVAGLPDMVYAANGGMVVNGKAVVARFAHAERAGESVAYAAWMSRNGFHLADTRHANEGQGDLLLLGATILAGHGFRTDRRAHHEIAAHLGMPVVGLELVDPRFYHLDTALAVLDDTTIAYFPPAFADHSRATLSELFPDAIEVASSDAYALGLNVVSDGLDVVLPAAATGFADQLREAGFRPVGVELSELLKGGGSVKCCTLEVHP comes from the coding sequence ATGGATGTCGCCGCCGCCCCGGTCACCGATGTCGGCGCCCGACGCGTGGCGCGTCCTCGCCGGTACGTCATGACCGCGCCGACCTTCTTCACCGTCGAGTACGCCATCAACCCGTGGATGGACCCGTCCGCCCCGGTCGACACGCACCGGGCGGTCAGCCAGTGGGAGGCCCTGCGGCAGACCTACCTCGACCTCGGCCACACCGTGGAACTCGTCGAACCCGTCGCCGGTCTTCCGGACATGGTCTACGCCGCCAACGGCGGCATGGTCGTCAACGGCAAGGCCGTGGTCGCCCGGTTCGCACACGCCGAGCGCGCCGGCGAGTCGGTGGCCTACGCCGCGTGGATGTCGCGCAACGGCTTTCACCTCGCCGACACCCGTCATGCCAACGAGGGCCAGGGCGATCTGCTTCTCCTGGGGGCGACGATCCTGGCGGGTCACGGTTTCCGCACCGATCGACGGGCCCATCACGAGATCGCCGCGCATCTCGGCATGCCGGTCGTCGGGCTCGAATTGGTCGACCCGCGCTTCTACCATCTCGACACCGCGCTGGCAGTGCTGGACGACACGACGATCGCCTACTTCCCGCCGGCATTCGCCGACCACTCCCGCGCGACGCTGAGCGAGCTCTTCCCCGACGCCATCGAGGTGGCGAGCTCCGACGCCTACGCGCTGGGCCTCAACGTCGTGTCCGACGGGCTCGACGTCGTGCTGCCCGCCGCCGCGACCGGTTTCGCCGACCAATTGCGCGAGGCCGGATTCCGGCCCGTCGGAGTCGAGCTGTCCGAACTGCTCAAGGGCGGCGGATCGGTGAAATGCTGCACATTGGAGGTGCATCCGTGA
- a CDS encoding Lrp/AsnC family transcriptional regulator — protein MERLDETDELILAELAQHARATFAEIGERVNLSAPAVKRRVDRLIDSGVIRGFTTVIDRNALGWNTEAYVQVFCHGTIAPDQLRAAWKDIPEVVSAATVTGTADAILHVLARDMRHLEEALERIRSSGDIERSESIVVLSNIIERSPR, from the coding sequence GTGGAGCGGCTGGACGAGACCGACGAGCTGATCCTGGCCGAACTGGCCCAGCACGCGCGGGCCACCTTCGCCGAGATCGGCGAGCGCGTGAACCTCTCGGCTCCCGCGGTCAAGCGGCGCGTGGATCGCCTGATCGACAGCGGCGTCATCCGGGGCTTCACCACCGTCATCGACCGCAACGCGCTGGGCTGGAACACCGAGGCCTACGTGCAAGTGTTCTGTCATGGCACTATCGCACCGGACCAGCTCCGGGCCGCCTGGAAGGACATCCCTGAAGTCGTCAGCGCCGCGACGGTCACCGGCACGGCGGACGCGATCCTGCACGTGCTGGCCCGCGACATGCGTCATCTCGAGGAGGCGCTCGAGCGCATCCGGTCCAGCGGCGACATCGAGCGCAGCGAGAGCATCGTGGTGCTGTCGAACATCATCGAGCGGTCGCCGCGCTGA
- a CDS encoding NAD(P)/FAD-dependent oxidoreductase, which yields MSTSEASGGIVIVGGGLAAARTAEQLRRSEYAGAITIVSDEDHLPYDRPPLSKEVLRAETDDVTLKPAEFYADNDITLRLGNGARSLDTDARTLTLADGTTLGYDEVVIATGLVPKRIRSFPDLPGIHVLRNFDESMALRREADTARHAVIVGAGFIGCEVAASLRKLGVDVVLVEPQPSPLASVLGEKIGGLVARLHRAEGVDVRCGVGVSGVSGDDRVRTVTLSDGTELDADIVVVGIGSHPATDWLDGSGLEVDNGVVCDDVGRASAPHVWAIGDVASWRDTVGGQVRVEHWSNVADQARVLVPAMLGQKAASTVSVPYFWSDQYDVKIQALGEPEATDTVHIVEDDGRKFLAYYERDGVVVGVVGGGFPGKVMKTRAKIAARAPIGDLLG from the coding sequence GTGAGCACATCAGAGGCTTCCGGCGGCATCGTCATCGTCGGCGGTGGACTGGCCGCGGCGCGGACGGCCGAACAACTGCGCCGGTCCGAGTACGCCGGCGCGATCACCATCGTCAGCGACGAGGACCACCTGCCCTACGACCGGCCGCCGCTGTCGAAAGAGGTGCTGCGCGCCGAGACGGACGACGTCACGCTCAAGCCCGCCGAGTTCTACGCCGACAACGACATCACCCTGCGGCTCGGCAACGGCGCACGGTCGCTGGACACCGATGCCAGGACGCTGACGCTGGCCGACGGGACCACTCTGGGCTACGACGAGGTGGTCATCGCAACGGGGCTGGTGCCCAAGCGTATTCGATCGTTTCCCGACCTGCCCGGCATCCACGTGCTGCGCAATTTCGACGAGAGCATGGCGCTGCGCAGGGAGGCCGACACGGCTCGGCACGCGGTGATCGTCGGGGCGGGGTTCATCGGTTGTGAGGTGGCTGCGAGCCTGCGCAAGCTCGGTGTCGACGTGGTGCTCGTGGAGCCGCAGCCCTCGCCGCTCGCCTCCGTGCTGGGGGAGAAGATCGGGGGCCTCGTCGCGCGGCTGCACCGTGCCGAGGGCGTCGACGTGCGTTGCGGCGTCGGGGTGTCCGGTGTCAGCGGCGACGACCGGGTGCGCACGGTGACGCTGAGCGACGGCACGGAACTCGACGCCGACATCGTCGTCGTCGGTATCGGTTCTCATCCGGCCACCGATTGGCTCGACGGCAGCGGGCTCGAGGTGGACAACGGGGTGGTGTGCGACGACGTCGGCCGTGCGAGCGCACCGCACGTCTGGGCCATCGGAGATGTGGCGTCGTGGCGCGACACCGTGGGAGGCCAGGTGCGCGTTGAGCATTGGAGCAACGTCGCCGACCAGGCCCGGGTGCTGGTGCCGGCCATGCTCGGGCAGAAGGCGGCGTCGACGGTGTCGGTTCCCTACTTCTGGAGCGACCAGTACGACGTCAAGATCCAGGCGCTGGGCGAGCCCGAGGCCACCGACACGGTGCACATCGTCGAGGACGACGGTCGCAAGTTCCTGGCCTACTACGAGCGCGACGGTGTGGTGGTCGGCGTCGTCGGCGGAGGCTTCCCGGGCAAGGTCATGAAGACCCGCGCGAAGATCGCCGCACGCGCCCCGATCGGCGACCTCCTGGGCTGA